In the genome of Lactobacillus intestinalis, the window CCATGATGAATGAAGGTCCAAATGATGCCAAGGATTCTAACTATTTAACTTCAGTGGTTACTACCAAGTCCGGTTTTGGATTAGCCTACAGCGACTTGTCAACTGGGGAAGTGTATGCGACCCATTTGAAGGATTTTGCGGCTGTTTCTAATGAACTTTTATCACTTAGAACGCGCGAAGTGGTGTATAATGGCCCACTTTCGGAAAAAGATCGCGATTTCATGCATAAGGCTAACATTACCGTTTCTGAACCAGTGAAGCTCGAAGGCGAGCATGCAGAAATTTCTTACGTCGAACAAAGCTTAACTAGCAATGCTGAAAAAGAAGCAACGCGTCAATTGATTAGCTATCTTTTATCTACACAAAAAAGAAGCCTAGCCCACCTGCAAATTGCCAAAAGCTATGAAGTTAACCAATACTTGCAGATGTCACATACTGTGCAAAACAACTTGGAATTGATTGCTTCTGCTAAAACTGGCAAAAAGATGGGATCCTTATTCTGGGTTTTAGATAAAACTCACACCGCCATGGGTGGACGTCTTCTTAAACAATGGCTAGCGCGCCCACTTTTATCAGTTGAAGAAATTGAAAAGCGGCAAGAGATGACACAAGCTCTGTTTGATGGTTATTTCACGCGTGAAAATGTGATTGATGCCCTCAAGGGTGTTTATGATTTGGAACGTTTAACAGGGCGGATTGCCTTTGGAAATGTGAATGCGCGGGAGCTTTTGCAATTATCACGGTCCCTGGATGCGGTACCGGTCATTTTGGAAGCTTTAAAGCAAGACAACAGTCCAGCTTTGAATAATTTTGCTGATCAAATCGATCCTTTAAAGGGTGTGGCAGAATTGATTTCAACTACGATTGTAAAGGATCCACCAATTTTGACTACAGAAGGTGGTTTAATTCGAGAAGGCGTTGATGCACAACTTGATCGTTATCGGGATGCAATGAATAACGGTAAGAAGTGGCTTGCTCAAATGGAAGTTGATGAACGTCAAAAGACTGGCATTGACAATTTAAAGGTTGGCTACAACAAGGTCTTTGGCTATTATATTCAAGTTTCTAACGGTAATAAGAGCAAGGTGCCGCTTGATCGTTATACACGCAAGCAGACTTTGACCAATGCTGAACGTTACATTACCCCAGAGCTTAAGGAACATGAAAATTTAATCATGGAAGCTCAAACGCGTTCAACTGATTTGGAATACGATTTGTTTGTAAAATTGCGTGAGGAAGTTAAGAAGTATATCCCCGCTTTACAAAAATTGGGTAATCAATTAGCAGCTCTAGATGTTTACTGCGGCTTTGCGACTGTTGCCGAGCAAAATGATTACGTTAAGCCTAACTTCCACACAGACAATCAAGATATTAGCGTCATTGCTGGGCGACATCCCGTTGTTGAAAAGGTCATGACTGCCGGCTCCTACATCCCAAACGATGTCGAAATGGATAATGGCACCAATATTTTCTTAATTACAGGACCTAATATGTCCGGTAAAAGTACCTACATGCGTCAAATGGCGCTGATTGCGATTATGGCCCAAGTCGGCTCTTTTGTGCCAGCTGAGCAAGCTGATTTACCAATTTTTGATCAAATTTTTACCCGAATTGGTGCGGCCGATGACTTGATTTCTGGTCAAAGTACCTTCATGGTGGAAATGAGCGAAGCAAATGATGCCTTGCAATATGCAACTAAGCGCAGTTTAGTTTTGTTTGACGAAATCGGTCGTGGAACCGCAACTTACGATGGCATGGCACTCGCGGGTGCGATTGTAAAATACTTGCACGACAAGGTTGGTGCTAAGGCTTTGTTTGCGACGCACTATCATGAATTGACTGATTTGGAGGATAGTTTAGACCATCTGAAGAATATCCATGTTGGTGCTACTGAAGAAAATGGCAAGTTGATTTTCTTGCATAAAATCTTGCCAGGCCCCGCTGATCAAAGTTACGGGATTCACGTTGCCCAGCTTGCGGGTTTACCCAAGGCAGTTTTGCGTGAAGCAACTAAGCTTTTAAAGCGCCTTGAAGCTCAAGGCAGTGAACTGGCTCCAGCTAGTCAGCAGCTTGACTTGTTTAATGAGCCTGCACCGAAAGTTGAAGAGCCAGAAGTAGATGAGACGAGCGAAGCTGAAA includes:
- the mutS gene encoding DNA mismatch repair protein MutS; translated protein: MMEQYYEIKKQYPDAFLFYRVGDFYELFEDDAVKGAQILELTLTHRSNKTENPIPMAGVPHMAVDNYVNTLVEKGYKVALCEQLEDPKKAKGMVKRGIIQLVTPGTMMNEGPNDAKDSNYLTSVVTTKSGFGLAYSDLSTGEVYATHLKDFAAVSNELLSLRTREVVYNGPLSEKDRDFMHKANITVSEPVKLEGEHAEISYVEQSLTSNAEKEATRQLISYLLSTQKRSLAHLQIAKSYEVNQYLQMSHTVQNNLELIASAKTGKKMGSLFWVLDKTHTAMGGRLLKQWLARPLLSVEEIEKRQEMTQALFDGYFTRENVIDALKGVYDLERLTGRIAFGNVNARELLQLSRSLDAVPVILEALKQDNSPALNNFADQIDPLKGVAELISTTIVKDPPILTTEGGLIREGVDAQLDRYRDAMNNGKKWLAQMEVDERQKTGIDNLKVGYNKVFGYYIQVSNGNKSKVPLDRYTRKQTLTNAERYITPELKEHENLIMEAQTRSTDLEYDLFVKLREEVKKYIPALQKLGNQLAALDVYCGFATVAEQNDYVKPNFHTDNQDISVIAGRHPVVEKVMTAGSYIPNDVEMDNGTNIFLITGPNMSGKSTYMRQMALIAIMAQVGSFVPAEQADLPIFDQIFTRIGAADDLISGQSTFMVEMSEANDALQYATKRSLVLFDEIGRGTATYDGMALAGAIVKYLHDKVGAKALFATHYHELTDLEDSLDHLKNIHVGATEENGKLIFLHKILPGPADQSYGIHVAQLAGLPKAVLREATKLLKRLEAQGSELAPASQQLDLFNEPAPKVEEPEVDETSEAEKDILDEISNLYLADKTPLEVMQLVADWQKDLKDEK